The genomic interval CAGGGTCCACACCACAGAAAACGCCGCGGTCAACAGCGTCCGGACGTGAAACGCCGACAGAGCCTGAACGGCGGGGCGCTGAACAGCAAGATGGAAACCAAAGAGGCACCGATGCCAACAGTCCAGTAAAACCGGATGATGCAGACTGCGCAGTAGATGAGATGGACGAAGACCCGTGGCAGTTGGTGGACACGCCGGAGGATCTCCTGCACCTCCTGCAAGATTACTTGGAGACTTGGGGAAGTGAAGGAGATGACGGCGAGCTGTGTCAAGAGTGGGTCGAGTATGTTACCAAGAAACTGAAAAAGGGTAACGGTGATCGTGCTGTCCAGAAGTGGAACGCTCTGATGACGTCAATGTACGGCGAGGAAAACCTTCGCCATTATTCCGCGAACAAGCATGAGACGGCGAAACAGACCGAAGAGGCAGGTGCACCAGCGAGCGAAGACAAGAGGGAAGCAGAACCGTTGGAAGAAAGCGTCGCTCCACTACCAGCTCAagacacagaaaaaaggCCTGACGCCGATATGGGGCGTACGGGCGACGTCCCTCGCCCAGAGGTTCTCAAAAATTTCTTCGATCCAACAGCCCCGCCTATCGAAatgaagacgccgaggaagccgcctccgccagaTGGTGGCCCACGTGTCGTGGGACTGGGCCTTGacaaagaagaggcgaggaaaCAAGTTGCTGAACTTCTCGGATCGCCGCGTCCGTCTCTCAGGGAACGTCGGGCCTCTGCGAAAAAATAATGTGGAACTGCGGTTGGACGACGAGTAAACGCGTCGATGCTGCTGTGCGTGCCGCGCTGCTCGTGGGATGATATATTTGCCGCGCTTCGGAAAGATTCACGCAGTTCGTGTAGGTGCGCCGGCTGAGGAGAGCTGTTCACTTTTCCGGATGTGGAAGGTTCGCGTTTTTTAGACGATTTTGTTTTTCAGCTCAGCATTCAACCTGCGGCTGCTTACTTGCGTGGCCGGCACCCTTTTAAAAAGTTACGTGCTGCACATAGACCCCTAAAAAATGGCCATATGATTTACTGGCCTGTGATCCATCAGAAGagcgagccgctgcagcggctcagCTCCCGCTCCCACTGTCTCGCGCGCAACAGGCGACCTACTGCCGACGTATCTGATACTGCGGCACCAGAATGCCATCTACACGATTACACGCCAAGCCCTCAGGCTTAGCGGGGAATCCAGGAGCAACGGACGGTCGCAGTTGAGTACTAGAACAAGCATGTTTCCACGCCATGGGGCCATTGATTGCTTCGGCACGAAGCAGAAGCGACTCGCGCTGAACAATTCCCAGCTCCGTATAACTTTTGGGGAACAACAAATAGTCATAAGTCAGGTTTCTGCCCATTTCCGTCTGCCAGTCGGCTCCAATCCGCAGCCAACAAGTGCTTTTATCATGGCTGGGTCACAAACGGGGGGCAGGAACAAGCTCTCCTCGTATGTATAGTGACCTGCAGTCTGTACAACTCCGAGATTTGTCGGAAGCACCGCCCTGACAGAATTTGGGCTCTACATCGTCCCAGTGCACCTCATGGAGGACAGACACACCTGACGGGTGCGCAGGAGGCAGCGCCCTTCCGGATCGTGAAGACACGCAAGCTCATACGTGTGCTGTGCGGACACCATGAACACGGCTGGAACGGGTGCAATGACCTCGCGTACGCTTAACATACACAATTCCGCATGCTGAAACACAAACCGCAGACACCTTCGTCAATGAGACTTCAcgcgaaagaaagagagcaGGAGCCTGCGTTTAGCATTCCGTAAGCAGGTCCACACTCTAGTATGCCAGAGCCGAATAAACGCCTGCCATAATCCCTACGAGAAGCATGAGGACTGAAGTCGGTCCAACAATTTCTTTCTCCTCGAAACGCTTCACAGAAGAGCTTGCGTACAACATGGATGCTGTCGCACACCAGCCATTCGTtacagagagaaggaaaattAGAATCACATAGAGAGCAAAGGAGTTGAAGAAGTCATTCGTGAGGTACGCGCCAAGGAGGAAGAATACTGCGAACACAAGCCGCCCCAACACAACGGGGAGCAGCATTTTCTCCGGAATCGTGAGCCagcgcttcagctgcggGAAAAGAGCAGAGAGGTCTGGGATAGATTTCCCACAGAAGTCGCCGACGGAGAACAGGCCGAAAAGAATAATGTACTGTGGACCGTTCTTCGCGAAACCGGGGTAGTGCCACATGATAGGGCCGACGCGCGGGAAGAGATTCAGAGTGACAAAGAAGTTGAAGAACACGCAAAAGAGGAAGCTCCCAGAGTCTTTCAGGAAAAACCTCCACCCTCGTGAAGGTAAGTTGCACTCGTCGTCCACGCCGTCCAGGGACAGTTCGCACTGAgttccttctctgcttccaACCGATATCCGGCGGTCCGGAGCCCGCATGCACAGTTCCTCGGCCTTCTTGGGTCCGGCGATATCTCCTAGCGAGGCGGCTTTGGCCGCGTGCAACGAAGGCTGGCCCTTGGAACCATCTCTTGCGGGCGTAAATGTTGGTAAACCCTCCACTTCGTCTTGAGCCGCCTCCACGGACACGGAGTTTGGATTGCCCTGGGAACCCCCGTAAGAGACACGCCCGCCACGAGCTTTTTGTGGGTCCACGACCTGCAGTTCCGAAGCCGGATCTGCGGTTGCAAATACCTTATTCTGATCCACAGGGAGACTGCGCGCGCCCTTCCATCGGCGCTGGATCTCCGCCCACCGATTGCCTTGCTTGCGGCTACGCTTGGCGTCCCAGTACCGAGTGAGCTGTCGAGCTGCCCAGGGCTGCCGGACGGCAAACAGCaggagcgcggcggagacacaaGAAACGCCCGCCGAGATGGAAAACACAAGCCACAGCATGCGTGAGAGTCCTGCTTCAGTTCCGAGGTCGAACAAATATGTCGAAAAGATCAAGTTCACAAAGAAGCTCACAATTCCTGCGACGCCTTGACCTGAAAAGAATAAAAGACAAAaacaacacacacacatgccgATACACGAATCAGACGCGGTATCTGACACTCCAGCTTGTTAGCCGCAGAACAGGAGCAGGGGCTCTGCGGCCTGACATGCTCTGAGACAGCTTTCCCCTTTTCGCTGAATCAATATCCCGCAGCAGACACATCTCATACAACACTGACAAACACCCACGGGCATTCACAGAAGCAACGCACAAGCCGCAACCTGAGTTCCACTGGGCTCCGCCTGTCAGTGCTTGCTTACCCATTGAAAATGAGCCAATGAAGTTGTACGGCATAGCGCTTGCGACGGAGATGCTGCCTCCGCACATGACTCCCGCACTCGCTCCAAACAGGAGCGCCACAATGTGCATTAAGGCAGTTTTGGCGACGGGGGGACCCAAAGTGACAACAAGCGGAAACACAATCGCGAGAACCGCGTCGAAGACAGTGGCGGAAATCACGATCCATGGTTGCATGCTGTCAACAAGAAACATCAGTACCAGCTGTACGAAAATGCACCCGACCTGGTAGACACCCAGCAGGGAGTTGCCAATTGGCGCAGAATCGAAGAACGTCATTTCAATATACGGCGTCATCGAGAGGAGAAATTGCCAGCAAGAAAGCGAAGCAACCCCACAGATGAGAAACGTGAGGAAACCGGCAAACCGATCCCTCTCCGTGAACGGACAGTGCTGCGCCGAGCCGCAGGGCACGTCTCCactcggcgtctcgctcttgATCATCGCGGAACGTTTGCCGGAGACGCTATAGCTGATTCGAGGTGGATTAACGTCCCCGTCTGACTGCCTGTGCGGAAACGCGGCCGTCTCGCCTCCAAGCAGACTGCCAGAccggctcggcggcgtcaAGCAGTGCAGAAAGGCAGCCTTGCTGAAAACGGGGGGGAGCAACTCTGTTGCCTTGTGGCGACCACATTGTCACAACAAAGTGTCActgcgccagcaggcggcagagcATCAGACCCATTCAGGTCCACATCCTCCAGGGGCAACGGATCGATGGCAGTCATTTTGGAGCTACTCGGGGCGAAACGTCCACGGTGTAGCGGAGACCTGACTCCTCAACGAGGCGGCAAGGGCAAGGTTCTGCTTCGAGCTGACAGCACGAGTGCTGGTCTGCTTCGTCGGCTTCCCGGCGCCGCTAGGAACCACAAGGTTCTGCCCTCGGGTGTGAGGATGCAGACCAGTGATAAAATGCAGTGCCGAGCCACAGAAGCTTACCAACGCACTGCTGTGTCCCTTTCACCGTTCCTACTCTGCCAAGATTGCTTGGCTAACACATCCATGTCTCGATCATCTCACGACACACACAGCAAGGGTGGGATCGTTGGTACCGTTGAAAGCCCCCCTCCGTTGGTGCCGTAATAGACTGGACCGCTGTTCAAACGGTGGCCAAAAAAAGGACTGCGGCCCACAGAtgtctgctgcttctgctgagGAGTCCACAGAGCGGAGGTGGTGATGGAAGCTACAATGTTTTTTTTGCCAAAACAGGTGTGAAAAAGCGCGCATCTGCACACGTAGCACTGCAGACCGCTTGGGCACCATTTACACTCGCCGTACTAACAAAGCAGAATGAAATGAGACAGCGCAAAGCAGACCTGATTCCTTGCCACTCATACACCAGCGGAGAAGACAACAGACGCAAGGACGTGTGTGATGCACACGTTTTAACCTGCAGGACTCGCCCTGCCGCGAGGAGAACTGCGAAAGAGGTCTGCTCCACAGTTGTGGTTATAAGCTAGCGGAGACAAGCAAACATTTCCCGTATCCGCGATCCGTCGACGGAATTCACCGAAATATTCTTCGGCGCAATTATCATCCCCTGGCGAGTGACAGGCGACGGCCCTCTGGGGCAGCGATCGCAAGGGAAAAGCCGAGCTGCTAGGGTATTGCAGCATGCACAGGAAGATTTCCTCCTCACGAGCAGTTCCGGATGCACCGAAGCGTAGGTGACTAAAGCGAGAATTGCGCTTCCGCGCAACAAGGCTTAGAGCACCTAACTGCAGCCAAATCTTTTGAAGTGGCGGGAATGCGCTCAAACACTGGGGAGACTCGCTGTTTTTTCCCACCCTTCCTGCCGGGTTACCGCACGCCACCGGTACGTGGCGTGCGGTCCATGGAGGGGGGCAACGCTGTCGAAGAGGATTCGGCCGTCGGCGGTGCCCGGTGGTATCACGCGAGCGACAGAAAGAAGATAAGAAGCTGACTGTCTGAGTAGGCCGGCTCTAGGTTGTCGCTTTGAGTCTTCTTACCCTTCAGTGCCGGAACCCCAGGATGCCTCCCCAGATTTGCGGAGTTGTGTGGCTGACACTACCTGGCGGTGCGACTGGTCCAACTAGGATGAGGCGTCAAGTCCCGGCGGCCGATGGTGAAGCCTGTGCTGTGTCGCCCCACCATAATAACAGAGGAAGACACAGGAATAGTGGTAGCAGCCGTGTCTCTAGGGCACTTGCTGGACGCGTGTAGCCAAAAATCATACTGCAACGCGAGAATTTACTGTGCGTCTGCGACACACCGGTCGACTGCCGCACGATGGTACTTTGTGGGGTACTTCTGTTGTTGCCCTAATCTCCTCACTTCCGTCTTCTCTGAAAGATTGCGGCTTTGCGTACTGATTGCTACTCCTGCACCCGCTGGTCAGAGGTTGGTATCCACTCTCTATGTGGGGAACAAGTGTTAGTTCTGTTCGAGGCACGACTTGAGTGTTAGCGAAAATGAGTTTACGACACGGTATACCAGTGCAATGCATCACCAACAAATCTTGGTGACTTGTAAAGGTGTACATGGCTTATTACCTggtggcgcgcgagctcAGAAAGTTGGCTGTGCTGCATATTCGAGCGCGCGAAAACTTAAGCAATTCTCCGAGTTACATTCTATCGTGTTCATTTCATCAGCAGAGTAAGCTCCTCGTGGCGACCACAGATATTGTTTCACCCCCAATCTCCCTGTGGCGTAAACTTTGATTAAAATAACTCAAATCTCCCGCTCGCTAACCTGCGGAAGATTACACGTGGAACTCTCTGATTTCGAAACCATGTATCCACTTTCTCTAGCGGCGTCATCGTCAAGCAATCGGCTCAAAGCTGACCAGCCATAAAAGACTTCCTTCGGGATACCACGAGATTAAAAGTAAGGCGCGCCTCATATGGGAAGCAAACATGTTCAACGAAAGTCTTGAGCCTCGCCGTGCATGCCGTAAGTTTCAGCGAGTTCCTCCCCACACCCGCAAATACCCTTACGACTGCTGACGTTTTACACCAGCACCAGAACGCTTCCCGCCCTGTTTTTTCCTTTGCGTGACGGGAGGGGCTTTCCTGGATTGCCCATTTGCCATTGCCAGCCCCGGATCATTGTCATTAACTGCCGAAGGCGCATCGATTGATTTCAACTCCCGCCTCTTCTGTTTCGAAGTTGCCAtctttcgcttctctctcgtgcTCGCCGAGTTCTCGGATTCGGAATCTGACAACTGTGGAAAAACATAACACAGGAGACACGCACCAGTCCGAATCCACGAGACGTCTGAAGCATGCCACATATATCTCCTGTAATACGCATTCCGAATTCAGCACTTAATCATGGGTTTCGGCGTGGACTCTCGCGGATCACGTCGTGTTACTACTCCTAAACCATAACCAGCTTTCTCTGCACCGAGTTCTAACTCCTTACATGGAGCGCAATCACGCAGGTGCTGATGAAGACGGTAGTAGGGTCAGAAAAGTCGCAAGTGGAAACGAGCCTACGTTTTTGTACAAACTTATTCGAGGAAGGAAAAACGTTGACGAATCAAGGAAGACGGTGTGATGTACATTATTTACGAGGGCAACCAACAGTTACGTGTTCAGTGAGAAGGTTCATTTAGTAAAAATTAACTTCTATTAACGCTTCAGAGTGTCTTCAAAAATATAGACTGCACCGATCAATATCACGGAAATGGATAGGTGGTCGCACGGAAAAGCTTGTTGCCGGCGTTGCGATCCAAACGTACCTCTCTGTCTGGGGCGCTGCATGCTGCTGTGTCTTCCGCCTGAAACGTCATCAACTGGTCCATGCATTCGGGCGTCCAATGTCCTTTATCCCATACCTGCGAAGTCCGAGAAGCATACCTGTACCGGAGTCAAACACGGTACCTCGCACTTGGCACAGCGCTCATCCCCCTACAACTATCCTTCTATGGCCAGCCAGCGCCCCTTCACTCACTTTGACGAAGGGATTATGCTTGCGGCGATCTTTGGGTACACGCTCCGGCTTCTTATTGGAAAGCTTCTTCAGCTTTGCCACAAAAAAGCCATCGAAGTTGTTCACATGGGGGTAAAAACGGCGGGTGTACAGAGGGACTGTCTGATGAAATTGCCGCCCGCGGAAGCCGGATAGCCCCGGCACACCGATGTCCAGGCCTACACAGTGCAGCAAAGACTCAAACGCAGACGAGTTCCTTCAAGCGCAGCCGAAACGGGCGTGAAAACGTCTTCAGGCTGAGCATGGTGGACAAGCGCTCAGTCCTACACCGGAAATACACATGATCGGTGATGGCGCGTAGGGCTGCATATGACAAAGCGACTATAAACACAGGTATACTACACATTAGACCCTGCTGCCTCGCCAATACTACGGAACAGAACGGCAGTAGGCCGTTCTGTTCCGTACGCCCTTTACGACAGGAACCGAACTAAAGCCCGCATGGATCTGAAACGGCACGTACCGAGAGGAACAAGTTTCACGTTCCTTGCCGTCAAGATGTAGTCCACAActgcttcgttttcttcaACTGAAACGCTGCGGGAAGCTCATTGCAGAAACACACTCTGAGGAGGCATGTGGTCCTCTCTAAAAGAACGCAAAGCTTCGTAAATACGCGCTGCTTGTAGTCAATCACTGCTCACTCTCAGTACACAAGCCCATGTTTCATCAGCTATAGACACGCCGCTCAACTGGACTTGCCAATGCAGCCGACCAAGACTGATATACAACCTCATTTTTCATCCCTTGCAGCGAGTCGGGTGCTTAGTCCCACCCATACGTCACGCACGCGTAGCCGTCCACCACCCTCCCCATGCCATGAACACAAATCGTGCAAGCCTACCTGCACGTAGAGTAGACAATATATCCCCCGGTGGGAGAGTCTGCGTTGACAGCATCtaccgccgcgcagagcaaCTGTTTTTGCAGCTTCGAGTGTTCCGCGAAGTCCTCAGGCTTCCTCTTCACCTGTAGGTCACACTCGGGGAGACATCACACAGCTGCACGGCGGTGCATAGCGTCCCGCATGTCCTCCTGACTAGTAGCGCCGCGATCTCGGTCGCGAGAAGGCACGTTAGTGGCCATTATATATATCGCCATCGATATGCCAGCGGTCACGAAAGCTGGTTTACTATTTCTGCTGGTGGGCTACATCAGTTGCCCACGTATCTGACGCTGGTCCTTTGGGGCAGCGTCCGAAGCGTCCTGGTAGGCACACTTTCTAAACTGCTGACACAGTATCGATAATTGCGCCCGCAGATCAAAAACACATGGGAACCTAACACTGAAACTTTTTCGGGTGTCTACCTTGATGGAAGGATCTCGAGCAATGATTCCGCTTCCTGTACATGGGGCGTCCAGAAGCGCACGATCCATCGGCGGCAAAATCGTTGGCAGAGTGCGGCCATCAACGCAACTGACAATGCAGTTGGTCACGCCAAGCCTAGAAGTGAGCAATAGCCACACATTTGCAGTACCAAAATTGAGTAATGTTCCAGTGAGGCAACAGTGACCACGCTAACCCGCCAGCCAGCTCCGCGATACTTCAGGACACACGCTGTGCTGTCACGTCTCTACATTTCGGAAACAGTGCCTCGCAAAGAACAGATCGTCCGTCCTATCACATATCTTCCTCTGTTTGCCCGCTCGCACCTGTGCAGGTTGGCCATAAGAGAACTGCAGCGCTCTCTCTTTGCGTCGTTGGCGAAGAGGATGCCGTCGTTTTTGAGCAGCTGTGCGATATACGTTGTTTTTCCACCTGGGGCAGCTGCCATATCTACGACCTTCTCTCCTGCACACAAACAAACCGTACAAACGCAGCTAGCGTAAAAGATCCAGCAAACCGGACTTATCTCCCCAGCTGATAAAAACCCATGCTTTGCGCAGCACCTTTCGATCGTCACTGCAGCTCACCTGGTTGCGGAGCCAACGCCATTACGGGAATCAGGGAGGCCGCCGACTGAAGCATGTAGTGGCCAGCAAGGTACTCCGGAGTAGCACCGACAGGCACAGAGGAATCGTAAACCTTCAGCCCCACTTTTGTCCAGTCGCCGAGGGGATCCACATTGCAGCCGCGGGCAATGAGCGCAGCGGCCAGTTCACGCCTGATTCACCACACGCAACACAGTAGAGAAAGCGCTTTCGGAAAACAGTGACATTCCACCCCTGCTGCCGCAggtggcgcgcggcggaaatACCTTGACCTACAGAATTCTCTTTCTACTATGAGTCTTTCGTGTCTGCAGCGCTTCCTGCATCGGTAACTAAGGGGAGCGCTGCTTTGAATACCCCGCTGATTTCGAACATAAGCGTCACCGTCGAGAGTTCCGGGCACAACGGGAGAGGTGCCAACATGTTCAACCCTCAATTTAACACATGCGCAATACGCGTAGGCTTCGGGATGCGCACGAGGTATTACCTTCTGGTCTTTAGCGAGTTTGTTCTCAGCGTCGTAGGGCGACTCTCCTCGTTGGCTTCGAAGAACGCATGCGCCTCTTGGGGTTTGAAAAGCTACGATCGATATTCAAAAAAGCAACGCACATTATTAGTGCCTGTGCAACCGAGAGGGGAAATTCAAAACACCTCGAAACGGCTCAGACGCCAAGAGAATATTTGATCATAGCCCATGTGTCTCTTCAGAGGGTCGACACATCATGAAAGGCTAGCAGTCACAATATCGCCCCCGCGAGAGAAACACACAACGTGACATTGGAACGGTGCCGCTGAGAAAACCAAACTACTGGGGACCGTGAACGCCGTCCCTCAGGGTAAGAGATTCGAATGCCAACACGGGATCGCCGGCACACCCGGATGCCACACGCGCTATCGGCGCTCTGTCCGCTCCacgcagcgacagccgcacAACTGCCTCCCGCTGGTACATTGGTCACCGTTCGGAAGAACGTGGCACCGCGTCAGGTGCAATTGCTCATACCACAACATACGGCGACAGTAGCTATCCCTTCATACCTGGAGGAAATATGCTGCGAGCTCCGGTCGATACTGGTAGTAAGTCACGacgtccgcggcgagccgtTCCATTAACTGCTGACGCGTAACcattcctccgcctcctctctcgtcgcccccGGCTCGCTTCCTCTGTTTGCTTTCCTGCTGGCGTCGAAACTGGCCGAAGTTTGCGAGTGTGTGGAGAGTCTCTTCCATACGCTGCTTGACTGAGGCTAGATCCATTGAAGTCGGGTCCAGAACAACACCCCCCGACAGATTAAGAGCTGCACCTGTCTTCCCGCCAACGCCTCCGACGTTTCGCAAAGCTGCAGAAGGAAAGGAGACATAGTGGCGCAACAAAGTGACATCCCTCGCAGGAACGGCTTCTCTCACGTATGATGTTTTCAAGCGCACATAGGCTCACTCTCTGCTTCATCTTCATCGTCATCATCAGACTCGTTCTCAACCGCAGatcttctccgtcttcctTTCGAGCTAGGTGCAGGTGCCTGCGTCTCATCCTCATCTTCCTCATCTTCATCATCATCTGGTTCACTGCCGGATTCTCCTTCCGAATCCACCCCGAAAGCCTGAGAGCAGCAGTGTCACAGCAGCACATCACAAGAACCATCGTTCTGGATACACTCGAAAAATCGCTGATGTGTAACTGTTGCTGACGGTGAGCGCGGGTCACGCGCTTTCCAAAAGAGTGAGGAACGAACGAGCACACCTAAGCAGCAACGCGCATTTGTGGCTTCGTTGGCGTCATTCGAACGTATACCTGCTGCAACGGAGTGAAACGAGATGTCACAACCTGCAAACTTTTGTGTCTACCTATATCGTTAAACGCCGTCCTGCATCCCTGGAAATCCGAGCGGCACTACGCACGCTCGGCAGGTCATCGCCGCCCTTCCCACCTGAGGCTCGTATTTGCCTTTGCTCCAGTGTATTCTCGAAATACGGGAATTCACGCCAGCTACAACAAGCGATACGTTCACAACAGCATCTACACAAGTAACCATACTTCTGAGAATCCGTCTTCCGATCCATGTTCATCTTCGGATGATTCACCAAGAAGAAACTTGCTGCCGTCTTCTGGCCCCTCTCCCTGGTTGCTGCTGTCGTTATCTGAGCTCAATTCGTGATTCAGCTCTTCAGCCCTTTCTTTTTCGACTCGTAGATTCTTCGACTTCGGTTGTTTTGACAAGGTCTTGCTTTCGTTGTCACCCGTGATCCTTCGCTTTGCTGGCGCTTCATCTTTGGCACGACGAGCAGAGACCACACTGGTATCAGGCTCATGGCTGCGCTTGCGGTTTCCCTTTGATGATGCCATCTTCTGGACCTGACGAGCTGACAAAGATGCTCCTTCACTCAATCAGTGTGCCAGGAAACTGGCTTTCTGGCTGTCCCAGGTGTCACAAATTCAGAGGTGACACGCGCAGTTAACCGGTGACTGGGCGGGGATGAGGGAAAGAGAGGCACCAAATATCATCGGCTGTTGCCGtcctcgtccgcctctcttctgttACAAAAAATTCCAGCACAGCAAGTCAACGAATCCACAGCGGATCCACTGACTACAAAACAGATGAGAATGAGAATGGAAACCAGGTTAAAGGTAGTGGGCTTTTGCGAGTACGGGGCCAGCACGCATGCAATGGAATACCATAGCATCGATCGTTTGATGCATGCAGCAAATGTAACTGTTTCGCCTCTCAAAACGGACCAAACAACTCATGCCGCCCCCTCACATAATATCCATTGACTTCACAATGGTATATTTGGTAGAGCAATGGACCGGAACACCCGGGTTAACCGCCCGCGGGGCGCGTCCCCACATCACGTTTTAGGAGTGCCCACCGTATTCTACTGCGGAGTTCTTCCCTCAGGCGAAGGGCGATATAATCTCCCGCTATCATCCATCAGAATTTGGCACGGGCTCCTCGGCACTCGTATGGGGGTCATCCGCGTGTAGCGGAGACGTAGGTAGAGTTTTGTGTAAAACCAGCAGTCGCCTGCACTTGGCATGCAACCCGTGCACACCGCTGAATCGTGCCCGAGACGTCTGACTCTCAGGAACTCGAGCATACATGCCTTTTGTGGGGTGGGTAATCAATGACAACGGCTGTTTTCCAGAATCCACGTGTAGATGACTAGCAGCTCTAGCGTATACTAGCAACACAGCTGGCAAAAGTGAGACACTGGCGGTatcggcgcgagcgcgccgtaGATAAAGTTGAGGGGCAACTGTCGCGTGTGTCTACTGTCCGCGAAGTCACCAGGCAGGCATCACACGTGGTCAGCATATCCATATAGGCTCTGAGCTCCGAAAAAAGATGCAGGGGTGCTTCATACAAAAGCGTCTGGCACTAATAAATCGAGCAGACTTTCTCAGACCACAGGTAAGGGAAGGGATGGATGGTGTCAGTACAGTCACGCGATGTTCTGGTAGGTGCTGCACGCATGCGGCCTGCGGGATCCACAGAGCCGGCAGA from Besnoitia besnoiti strain Bb-Ger1 chromosome XI, whole genome shotgun sequence carries:
- a CDS encoding hypothetical protein (encoded by transcript BESB_021350), which translates into the protein MAGPDSKRMYLSIVAQNMDKIKAEKPYWNKNFVPITASGAGTKYTMLQAAMMLDKMKVVKYLAGHPAVDFSVKSTDNKSTLMIAAISQMPVSVLEKILERYDLRTINELDPAGNTALDLCEPDTEEYDFLQSVGCKTKADREATLHEFLVSAGNHVVHQRVRKKGEGERRPAEQAEAKSGAGSTPQKTPRSTASGRETPTEPERRGAEQQDGNQRGTDANSPVKPDDADCAVDEMDEDPWQLVDTPEDLLHLLQDYLETWGSEGDDGELCQEWVEYVTKKLKKGNGDRAVQKWNALMTSMYGEENLRHYSANKHETAKQTEEAGAPASEDKREAEPLEESVAPLPAQDTEKRPDADMGRTGDVPRPEVLKNFFDPTAPPIEMKTPRKPPPPDGGPRVVGLGLDKEEARKQVAELLGSPRPSLRERRASAKK
- a CDS encoding hypothetical protein (encoded by transcript BESB_021360) — its product is MIKSETPSGDVPCGSAQHCPFTERDRFAGFLTFLICGVASLSCWQFLLSMTPYIEMTFFDSAPIGNSLLGVYQVGCIFVQLVLMFLVDSMQPWIVISATVFDAVLAIVFPLVVTLGPPVAKTALMHIVALLFGASAGVMCGGSISVASAMPYNFIGSFSMGQGVAGIVSFFVNLIFSTYLFDLGTEAGLSRMLWLVFSISAGVSCVSAALLLFAVRQPWAARQLTRYWDAKRSRKQGNRWAEIQRRWKGARSLPVDQNKVFATADPASELQVVDPQKARGGRVSYGGSQGNPNSVSVEAAQDEVEGLPTFTPARDGSKGQPSLHAAKAASLGDIAGPKKAEELCMRAPDRRISVGSREGTQCELSLDGVDDECNLPSRGWRFFLKDSGSFLFCVFFNFFVTLNLFPRVGPIMWHYPGFAKNGPQYIILFGLFSVGDFCGKSIPDLSALFPQLKRWLTIPEKMLLPVVLGRLVFAVFFLLGAYLTNDFFNSFALYVILIFLLSVTNGWCATASMLYASSSVKRFEEKEIVGPTSVLMLLVGIMAGVYSALAY
- a CDS encoding NOL1/NOP2/sun family protein (encoded by transcript BESB_021370) gives rise to the protein MASSKGNRKRSHEPDTSVVSARRAKDEAPAKRRITGDNESKTLSKQPKSKNLRVEKERAEELNHELSSDNDSSNQGEGPEDGSKFLLGESSEDEHGSEDGFSEAFGVDSEGESGSEPDDDEDEEDEDETQAPAPSSKGRRRRSAVENESDDDDEDEAESVGGKTGAALNLSGGVVLDPTSMDLASVKQRMEETLHTLANFGQFRRQQESKQRKRAGGDERGGGGMVTRQQLMERLAADVVTYYQYRPELAAYFLQLFKPQEAHAFFEANEESRPTTLRTNSLKTRRRELAAALIARGCNVDPLGDWTKVGLKVYDSSVPVGATPEYLAGHYMLQSAASLIPVMALAPQPGEKVVDMAAAPGGKTTYIAQLLKNDGILFANDAKRERCSSLMANLHRLGVTNCIVSCVDGRTLPTILPPMDRALLDAPCTGSGIIARDPSIKVKRKPEDFAEHSKLQKQLLCAAVDAVNADSPTGGYIVYSTCSVSVEENEAVVDYILTARNVKLVPLGLDIGVPGLSGFRGRQFHQTVPLYTRRFYPHVNNFDGFFVAKLKKLSNKKPERVPKDRRKHNPFVKVWDKGHWTPECMDQLMTFQAEDTAACSAPDRELSDSESENSASTREKRKMATSKQKRRELKSIDAPSAVNDNDPGLAMANGQSRKAPPVTQRKKQGGKRSGAGVKRQQS